The genomic segment GACGACGGGTCCGAACCGGTGTGCTTCCCCGGCGGCGGCCACGAGTTGGACATCGGCACCGAGGGGCCGGGCATCGCCGTGACCGTCCACACCTCGCTGTTCACGAACCTCACCGACGCCGGCGCACTCGGCATGGAGGCGCGCGGGACGGCGCTGAACGCGACGATAATCGAACTCCGCACGGGCGTCGTCTTCGACGGCGTCGGCCCGGCCGAGGAGTTCCTCGCGAACCCGTTCTCGCGGTTCGCCATCCTGTTCGACTACTCGTTCGAGTTGCCGATGTTCGCGGGGTTGGTGGACGACTCGAGTTACGAGACGGACGAGTCGCCGGTGAGTGGCGTGGACTCGCGGGGCTGTTGAGGGGAGGGAACCTGTTCGACCCACCTACTCACCGACCTCTTCCGCGGACGACCGGCTCGATGCGCGGGTCGACGAGGCTCACAGCAGCGTCCGGCCCTTCGTCTCGACTCCCCAGACCAACAGCGCGACCCCGGCGACGAAGAGCGACACCGCGACGGGAGCGAGCGCGACGAGATAGCCGAACTGTGCGAGCGTCCCGAAGAACACCGGGCCGGCGGCCGCGGCGACCTTCCCGATGGAGCCGGTGACCCCCAGACCCGTCGAGCGGACCTCCGTGGGGAACACCTCCGAGGTGTACGCGTACAGCACCGCCCACGCCCCGAGCACCGCGAACCCCATCACGAACAGGCCGAACAGGAACGCCTCCGTTCGGGCCGCGCCGAGGTCGATACCGGCGCCGGGAATCGCCGCCGCGAACAGCAACGTCCCGGCGCCGCCGAGGATGGTGAACCCGCCGAGCGTCCACTTGCGGCCGAGAACCTCGATGAGGTACGCCGCGCTGAGCTGTCCGGTCAACTGGAAGACGGTGACGACGAACAGGAAGCGGTAGAGGTCGTCGGCGTACCCCGCGTTCGCGACGGTGTCGGGGAGCCAGGTGAAGATGCCGTAGAACGCGAGGTTGACGACGACCCAGAGGCTCGCGAGCAGGACCGTCGTCCCGACCAACTCGGGGTCGAACAGCCGCCGATACCCCGTGTCGTCCGGGTCGGCGGCGCGCCACGGACCGGACGTCGACGGCGGTTCGACCCGGTTCAGGACGGCCATCGTTTCGAGCGCCTCGGTCGCGGCGTCCGTCCGGCCCTGTCGGGCGAGGAAGTACGGCGACCGCGGGAGCGAGCGGGCCGCGACGACCGCGAGACCGAGCGGCAGGATACCGGCGGCGAAGAACACGCGCCACGCCGCCACGCCGCCGACCGTCCCGTCCGGACCGGTGAGAACCGAGAAGACGCCCCACGCGAGCGCCACCACCGCGATGCTGCCGACCGAGAAGCACGCTTCGAGGTACGTGACGAACCGACCGCGGACCTGCGAGGGGAGTTGCTCGGCGAGGTACGACGCGCCCGCGACGAGTCCCCCGCCGAGGCCGATGCCCGTCACGAACCGGAGACCGATGGCCGAGTACAGGCCGACCGCGAGCGCGGTCAGCGCGGTGAAGACCGAGAACGTGACGACGGACGCGACGAGCGTGCGCTTGCGCCCCGCGCGGTCGGCGTACCACCCGCCGACGGTGTTGCCCACGAGCATCCCGAGCAGACTCGCGCTTCCGAGGACGCCCGCGGTGAACCCCGACAGGTTCCAGATCTCGATGAACGTCGGGAGCGCGAAGGAGACGGCGAGTATCGACATCGCCATGGCGGCCCAGACGCCGCCCACGGTCGCCATCACCAGCCAGTGAAAGCGCCCCACCGGGATGGTATCGACGACGTCACCGATTCGCTGCCCCTGACCGTCCATGCTGCCGGTGGTCGCTCGCGGGCGTGTTAAACTCGGGGGAACGCGAACGCGACGCCTCGCCGACGGGTCACTCCTCCGCAGTCGAGGGGTCGACCACCGTCTCGTCCACCTCGTCCACGCCCACGCGGTCGCACAGGTCGTACAGCGGACACGCCTCCGGCCCGTCGAGACACGCCGGCTTCCGCGCGGAGCAGTACTCGCGGCCGAACTGAATCATCGCGGTGTGACCGAAACCGCACTTCTCGGCGGGCACGTCGCGTTCGAGGGCCTCGCGCACTCCCTCGTGGTCGGCGTCGGCGGGAGCGAGGCCCATGCGCCGCGCGATGCGGTGGACGTGGGTGTCGACGGGGAAGACGCCGCCGCGGCCGCCCGCGAACAGGAGGACGCAGTCTGCCGTCTTGGGCCCGACGCCGTGGATGTCGAGGAGTCGGTCTCTGACCGCGCCGGGGTCCTCGTCCTTCACGAAGTCGTCGAAGCCGTCGGCCCCGCCGAACTCGTCGCAGATTCGCTCGGCCGCGCCGAGTATCATCTCGGACTTCTGGTTGTAGAGCCCCGCCGAGGAGATGGTCTCGGCGAGTGCGGCCCGTTCGGCGTCGGCGAGTGCTTCTGCGAGGTCCGCTCGGCCGGCATACCGCTCCATCAACGCGTCGTGGGCGGGTTGGCTCGCCACGTCGCTGGTGTTCTGGCTGAGGATGGTCCGGACGAGGCACTCGAAGGCGTCCTGTCCGCCGTAGGCCTTCTGCCAGTACATCCGCCCCAACTCGTCGACGACGGCCTCCGCGCGGGAGTCGGCCTCGCCGGGCGCGAACGCCGCGGGCGTGCCGCCGCCGCCGTCGCCGCCGCTGATGTTCTCCGCAGGTTCCTCGGGCATGCTCGGAGGATAGGACGCCGTCTCGAAAAGCGGTCGGGATGCGGCCGTCGTCCTCACTCCACCCGGAGCGTGAACGTCACGTCGCCGCCGTCGGCCAGTGCCGACACGAGGTCACGGTCGAAGTCGGCCGCCGCGGCGTCTGCGCCGACCAGTATCGTGCGGTCGTCCACGTAGTCGCTGGTGCGCCCGACGTGACTGCGGTCCCCCGCGAAGCTCAGGTCGGGGTGGCCGCGCCCCTCGACGGTCTGTCGGTACGTCTCGCCGTCGGGGCCCTCGACTTCGACGGTGGCTGTGAGGGTCGCGTCGGCGTCCCGGCAGGCGTCCACGAACGCCTCGTCGAAGTCGGCGGGGGTCCGGTCCGCCTCGACAGCGAGGATGCAGTCTCCTGCGGGGGTGAGCCAGTCGTCGGACGTGACCTCGAACGTGCTCTCGTGTTCGGCGGAGACGTTCTCGTGCCCGCGCGCGCGAACGACTTCTTCGTGCATACTCCGAGGTGGCCGTCGCGGCGGTAAATCGCACTCGATTCGGCCGCGTCCGGCCATCGGCGCGGCCGCCGGCCCCCGAACGCCTGCTCGAAGCCGCGCCCACGCCGACGAACGCTAACCATGCGTGTTGTTACCACGGGACTTTATATGCCCCGTCTCACACTCGAAACCGGGGTATCGTGCCGTTTCACGCCCCGTGGTAGCGGTTTTCAGGGGTCGGAACCACCGGAGGACTTATATACTGCTACGTACAATGTGTAGGTACCAGAACGCCTCCGGCGTTCCGGCGGCACAGCACGCAGAATGATCGGGAATTCTTATCCACGGTCGGCAGCACCACCACGAGCAGCCGCCACGCACGGAGTGGTAATGGTATCGAGGTTTGATCACGCATGGTGACACAGCAAGACGTTCTCACGGAATACGACGTACAGGAGCTCAGCGATTCGGACAACGTTGAGCTCACGGACGACCAACTCGACAGCGGCTCCAAAGGTCAGCTCATCAAACTCGCGGGACAGCTCCGCGACCGACGAAACGACCTGAACCAGATGGCCTCCGAGCGCGCTTCCAAGCGCGACGACCTGAACGCGAAGACTCGCGAGAAGGTCGACGAGGCCCAGGAGCACCGCGAGAAGCGCGACGAGCTGAACGAGCAGGTCCAAGAGCACAAGAACAAGCGAAACGAGCTGAACGCCGAGGCCAACGAACTGT from the Halogeometricum rufum genome contains:
- a CDS encoding MFS transporter, with the translated sequence MDGQGQRIGDVVDTIPVGRFHWLVMATVGGVWAAMAMSILAVSFALPTFIEIWNLSGFTAGVLGSASLLGMLVGNTVGGWYADRAGRKRTLVASVVTFSVFTALTALAVGLYSAIGLRFVTGIGLGGGLVAGASYLAEQLPSQVRGRFVTYLEACFSVGSIAVVALAWGVFSVLTGPDGTVGGVAAWRVFFAAGILPLGLAVVAARSLPRSPYFLARQGRTDAATEALETMAVLNRVEPPSTSGPWRAADPDDTGYRRLFDPELVGTTVLLASLWVVVNLAFYGIFTWLPDTVANAGYADDLYRFLFVVTVFQLTGQLSAAYLIEVLGRKWTLGGFTILGGAGTLLFAAAIPGAGIDLGAARTEAFLFGLFVMGFAVLGAWAVLYAYTSEVFPTEVRSTGLGVTGSIGKVAAAAGPVFFGTLAQFGYLVALAPVAVSLFVAGVALLVWGVETKGRTLL
- a CDS encoding DUF7332 family protein; amino-acid sequence: MRHLERALAAALAVAVLTAAVAAPVAAQAGGDDGSEPVCFPGGGHELDIGTEGPGIAVTVHTSLFTNLTDAGALGMEARGTALNATIIELRTGVVFDGVGPAEEFLANPFSRFAILFDYSFELPMFAGLVDDSSYETDESPVSGVDSRGC
- a CDS encoding endonuclease III domain-containing protein, with protein sequence MPEEPAENISGGDGGGGTPAAFAPGEADSRAEAVVDELGRMYWQKAYGGQDAFECLVRTILSQNTSDVASQPAHDALMERYAGRADLAEALADAERAALAETISSAGLYNQKSEMILGAAERICDEFGGADGFDDFVKDEDPGAVRDRLLDIHGVGPKTADCVLLFAGGRGGVFPVDTHVHRIARRMGLAPADADHEGVREALERDVPAEKCGFGHTAMIQFGREYCSARKPACLDGPEACPLYDLCDRVGVDEVDETVVDPSTAEE
- a CDS encoding DUF371 domain-containing protein codes for the protein MHEEVVRARGHENVSAEHESTFEVTSDDWLTPAGDCILAVEADRTPADFDEAFVDACRDADATLTATVEVEGPDGETYRQTVEGRGHPDLSFAGDRSHVGRTSDYVDDRTILVGADAAAADFDRDLVSALADGGDVTFTLRVE